The following are encoded in a window of Phaseolus vulgaris cultivar G19833 chromosome 3, P. vulgaris v2.0, whole genome shotgun sequence genomic DNA:
- the LOC137806397 gene encoding S-adenosylmethionine decarboxylase proenzyme: MAVSAIGFEGYEKRLEICFSQPGLFADPEGRGLRVLTKSQLDEILTPAACTIVSSLSNDDVDSYVLSESSLFVYAYKIIIKTCGTTKLLLSIPPILKFADMLSLKVKSVTYTRGSFIFPGAQPHPHRCFTEEVAILNDYFGKLGSGSMAFIMGSPDKKQKWHIYSASADPLISSDTNVCTLEMCMTGLDREKAQIFYKEQSASAAIMTVNSGIRKILPNSDICDFDFEPCGYSMNSVEGDAVSTIHITPEDGFSYASFETVGYDFKVLNLNALVDRVLSCFLPNEFSVAVRVDGASKPSEQMCFVDVKGYCREEWIHEGLGMGGFVVYQKFVKISDCVSPRSTLKCWKDEVEEE, translated from the coding sequence ATGGCAGTTTCTGCTATAGGATTTGAAGGTTATGAAAAGAGGTTGGAAATATGCTTTTCCCAACCAGGACTTTTTGCTGACCCTGAAGGAAGGGGTTTAAGAGTTCTTACGAAATCACAGTTGGACGAGATCCTTACACCAGCTGCTTGCACTATAGTCTCTTCGCTCTCAAATGATGATGTTGACTCTTACGTTCTATCGGAGTCCAGCCTCTTTGTTTATGCGTACAAGATCATCATCAAAACCTGTGGGACTACAAAGTTGCTTCTTTCAATCCCCCCCATATTGAAGTTCGCTGATATGCTTTCTCTCAAAGTTAAATCTGTAACGTACACCAGGGGAAGTTTCATCTTTCCTGGTGCTCAGCCACATCCTCATCGCTGCTTTACTGAGGAAGTAGCTATCCTTAATGACTACTTTGGGAAACTTGGATCAGGCAGCATGGCTTTCATTATGGGTAGCCCGGACAAAAAGCAGAAATGGCATATCTACTCTGCATCTGCTGATCCTCTAATCTCATCTGATACCAATGTTTGTACTCTAGAGATGTGTATGACCGGCCTGGATAGAGAGAAAGCACAAATATTCTACAAAGAACAATCTGCTTCAGCTGCCATTATGACTGTTAATTCTGGCATTAGAAAGATTCTTCCAAATTCTGATATATGCGACTTCGACTTTGAGCCATGTGGTTATTCAATGAATTCTGTTGAAGGGGATGCTGTTTCTACCATTCATATTACTCCAGAAGATGGATTCAGTTATGCAAGCTTTGAAACTGTGGGGTACGACTTTAAAGTTTTAAACCTCAACGCCCTGGTTGACAGGGTATTGTCATGTTTCCTTCCGAATGAATTTTCTGTAGCAGTTCGTGTCGATGGTGCAAGCAAGCCCTCTGAACAAATGTGTTTTGTCGATGTGAAGGGATACTGTCGTGAAGAGTGGATCCACGAAGGGCTTGGAATGGGTGGTTTTGTTGTTTACCAAAAATTCGTAAAGATTAGTGACTGTGTTTCACCTAGATCAACTCTGAAGTGCTGGAAAGATGAAGTTGAAGAAGAGTAG